In the genome of Macellibacteroides fermentans, one region contains:
- a CDS encoding 6-bladed beta-propeller, producing MRNIFILLFTLCFVMCAPRQSDNTISVDLDHPEKASLFDYFRSIDLIPLETSSDALVQALTKVVEHDDKYYALDKPQCLIFVFDKAGKFLYKIGTKGQGAGEYAFISDFNINPFSGNLEILEPYGRIHVYSLLGDFIETKRISYPEFKVAHSLAALDNDIYVSHSLFEPKKIAYFDLNKQKLLHEEFEEDISIGSYSQIPYQYKDEWFFYRPFHPIVYKIGKKHLEAFFKFDFEKYTKDGRTAVLSQEAKMNFTKNIEEMYAQYSYMIQAVRHNDKYIFASVLWKDNDHRANIIYDKSTGKSKYIIEFDEKVWFNSYRGEEIIVTDQYAMMPIQWVDLEKRVTKEMLNDKQQIILEKLLQADREQNPILIKYWFK from the coding sequence ATGAGAAATATCTTTATCTTGCTTTTTACACTATGCTTTGTCATGTGTGCCCCCAGACAATCGGATAACACTATCTCTGTTGACTTAGATCACCCAGAGAAAGCCTCTTTATTCGACTACTTCCGTTCCATAGACCTTATTCCGTTGGAAACATCATCTGATGCTCTTGTCCAAGCACTTACCAAAGTGGTTGAACATGATGATAAGTATTATGCATTGGATAAGCCCCAATGTCTTATTTTTGTGTTTGATAAGGCCGGTAAATTTCTATATAAAATAGGAACAAAGGGACAAGGAGCTGGAGAATATGCATTTATTTCGGATTTTAATATTAATCCCTTTTCCGGCAATCTGGAAATATTGGAACCTTATGGACGAATACATGTCTATAGTTTATTGGGGGATTTTATTGAAACCAAACGAATTTCTTATCCGGAGTTTAAGGTGGCTCACTCGCTTGCAGCTTTAGATAATGATATTTATGTGTCTCATTCTCTGTTTGAACCTAAAAAAATTGCTTATTTCGATTTGAATAAACAAAAATTATTACATGAAGAATTTGAAGAAGATATATCTATCGGAAGTTATTCACAAATACCCTATCAATATAAAGATGAATGGTTCTTTTACCGACCGTTCCATCCTATTGTTTATAAAATAGGAAAAAAGCATTTGGAAGCCTTTTTTAAATTTGATTTTGAGAAATACACCAAAGATGGTAGAACTGCTGTTCTCTCGCAAGAGGCTAAAATGAATTTTACTAAGAATATAGAAGAAATGTATGCTCAATATTCTTACATGATACAGGCTGTAAGACATAACGACAAATATATATTCGCATCTGTTTTGTGGAAAGATAACGACCATAGGGCAAATATCATCTATGACAAATCCACCGGCAAATCCAAATATATCATAGAATTTGATGAAAAAGTGTGGTTTAACTCGTATCGTGGAGAAGAAATCATAGTTACAGACCAATATGCCATGATGCCTATCCAATGGGTTGATTTAGAAAAACGTGTGACCAAGGAGATGCTGAACGACAAGCAACAAATTATTTTGGAAAAACTGTTACAGGCGGATAGAGAACAAAATCCGATACTGATTAAATATTGGTTCAAATGA
- a CDS encoding 6-bladed beta-propeller yields the protein MNKLFFTISILCIWLTSCNQLNNKQIESNIIDFDNLSDSEFEIKDIEYIPLETKEYCLLGDINKIIYKNDKFYILDRDQNKGVYIFDKDGKFISSINKQGEGAGEYIEIIDMDVDNENNIYVADNAQSNIIKYAQADPDNYEVIHVGEHFLEFCYLDKQSFILRDVFGPEGQKMKLACFNHAKNSVTSILDSKYKNINEMDIMRCSKHYLYRSNGKIYYNERFTPTIYSISPKGELIDQYTVFSKYYISEDGLKELEKNPGKFIQETDHVKDIISLYENEEYFVCMPFITPSATYVLIPKNKALQTKKIDLMNEMALQGTSQIEGVAKNKFFVLMNYSELQAKLQKDNSKLKSWNEESNPVLVLFSIK from the coding sequence ATGAATAAGCTGTTTTTTACTATTTCAATCTTATGTATCTGGTTGACATCTTGTAACCAATTAAACAACAAACAAATAGAAAGTAATATTATTGATTTCGACAATCTAAGTGACAGTGAATTCGAAATCAAAGATATCGAATACATCCCTTTGGAAACAAAAGAATATTGTTTACTAGGAGATATCAATAAAATCATCTACAAGAACGATAAATTTTATATTCTGGATAGGGATCAAAACAAAGGGGTTTACATTTTTGATAAAGATGGGAAATTTATATCTTCCATAAACAAACAAGGAGAAGGGGCCGGAGAATATATTGAAATAATTGATATGGACGTTGATAATGAAAACAATATCTATGTTGCCGATAATGCCCAATCTAATATTATCAAATATGCACAAGCAGATCCGGATAATTACGAAGTTATACATGTGGGAGAACACTTTTTGGAATTCTGCTATCTTGATAAACAATCCTTCATATTAAGAGATGTTTTCGGTCCGGAAGGACAAAAAATGAAATTAGCTTGTTTCAATCATGCAAAGAACTCTGTTACGTCCATCCTGGATAGTAAGTATAAAAACATCAATGAAATGGATATCATGAGGTGTTCAAAACATTATCTTTATCGCTCTAACGGAAAAATCTATTATAATGAAAGATTCACACCTACTATATATTCTATTTCCCCAAAAGGCGAACTGATTGATCAGTATACAGTTTTTTCAAAATATTACATTTCAGAAGATGGACTAAAAGAGCTTGAGAAGAATCCTGGTAAGTTCATACAGGAGACCGATCATGTCAAAGATATTATCAGCCTATATGAAAATGAGGAGTATTTCGTATGTATGCCCTTCATTACACCATCCGCGACCTATGTGCTTATACCTAAAAACAAAGCCCTACAAACTAAAAAAATAGACCTTATGAACGAAATGGCACTTCAAGGAACATCACAAATTGAGGGCGTTGCGAAAAATAAATTCTTTGTTCTTATGAATTATTCAGAACTACAAGCTAAATTACAAAAAGATAATAGCAAATTGAAATCATGGAATGAGGAATCTAATCCAGTTTTAGTCTTATTTTCTATCAAATAA
- a CDS encoding 6-bladed beta-propeller, with protein MAKNGDTNERLISVNLEKISNPDFKEIFNSIEICPLETNDSSLIGNFFNTKKAFYIPNKYYVVIDGNYVIHIFNMKGEFISNSSKCIGQGPQEYYILQDVVYNYHNNTLDILDPFGNISIYDINFNFISKDKIKAQTKDRFRKLFALNKSQYILFDNAEKGVFTIYDLNKNKTIKKISYAGLIAESTAITSPFNFSKDISYFTPPEVNNYLFIYKEKEMELIPSYYIEGGNKSIDKIDLNKFNSVEEKSEFILRDSPKYSPIDRLYNEKYIISTYIKQQELFINIYNLETNNNKTFKKDKNVSPNLPSFFSIEGKTVYAIIYPTDIGQFIDNDLITNKNILQTIKEDDNPCIIKYELKL; from the coding sequence ATAGCAAAAAATGGAGACACAAATGAACGATTAATATCTGTCAATTTAGAAAAGATTAGTAACCCAGATTTTAAAGAGATTTTTAATTCTATAGAAATTTGCCCCTTAGAAACAAATGATTCTTCACTTATTGGTAATTTTTTCAATACTAAAAAAGCCTTTTATATCCCAAATAAATATTATGTTGTCATTGACGGCAACTATGTAATTCATATTTTCAATATGAAAGGAGAATTTATTTCGAATTCATCCAAATGTATTGGTCAAGGTCCCCAAGAATATTACATATTACAAGATGTAGTATATAACTATCATAATAACACACTCGACATACTTGATCCTTTTGGAAATATTTCTATTTATGACATAAATTTTAATTTTATCTCAAAGGATAAAATTAAAGCACAGACAAAAGATAGATTCAGAAAATTATTTGCTCTGAATAAAAGTCAATATATTCTCTTTGACAATGCTGAGAAAGGAGTTTTTACCATTTATGATTTAAATAAAAATAAAACAATAAAAAAAATATCATACGCAGGATTAATTGCAGAATCAACAGCGATTACCTCTCCTTTCAATTTCTCAAAAGACATTTCATATTTTACACCTCCAGAGGTTAACAATTATCTCTTTATATATAAAGAAAAAGAAATGGAGTTAATACCTAGTTATTACATTGAAGGAGGGAATAAAAGCATAGACAAAATAGATTTAAATAAATTTAATTCGGTAGAAGAAAAATCGGAATTTATACTCAGAGACTCTCCTAAATATTCTCCTATAGACAGGCTATATAATGAAAAATATATCATATCAACATATATAAAACAGCAAGAATTATTTATTAACATTTACAATTTAGAAACAAACAACAATAAGACTTTCAAAAAAGATAAAAATGTAAGTCCTAATTTACCTTCCTTCTTTTCTATTGAAGGAAAAACCGTCTATGCCATCATTTATCCTACTGATATAGGTCAATTTATAGACAATGATCTAATTACAAATAAAAACATTCTTCAAACAATAAAAGAAGATGATAATCCATGCATCATTAAATATGAACTAAAATTATAA
- a CDS encoding BF3164 family lipoprotein has translation MKHIYIFIISFILLSTSCSKREKDFPDSIFSTTLELSQSDFNIEEKDLAQIEGIHCNDSVLIVLDFHSGDSYTLFDINSGKIIRRFGAIGQGPNEIPLGTYGYIEDKYFYLFYDQIGYIGKYSIDSLCNTKSISHPHRLAKYQLEETQLSRAISLNDSIFLGAGTYKSKFQYTLFNKYNNILDYGIEIYNSNSKDFNKYHKFLSNQGNLKKRPNRNQFVYSLNFSSNLDIVEINNNKIHLIKSLHFANPNYQPVSNDNLNRVIPSKENIIGYLDICATKEYIYALYADKKRFTDNKSNNYNSDTILVFDWNGNPIRKLKLTNEAYYICINEDRQMLYAAVKDASYGWSIISYKL, from the coding sequence ATGAAACATATATATATTTTTATTATATCATTTATATTACTCTCTACGTCATGTTCTAAGAGAGAAAAGGATTTTCCAGACTCAATATTCTCTACTACTTTAGAGTTATCCCAAAGTGATTTTAATATTGAAGAAAAAGATTTAGCTCAAATAGAAGGAATACATTGTAATGATAGTGTACTTATTGTTTTGGACTTCCATTCAGGTGACAGTTACACTCTTTTTGATATAAATTCAGGAAAGATTATTAGGCGTTTTGGAGCAATAGGACAAGGGCCTAATGAAATACCATTAGGAACATACGGATATATTGAAGATAAGTATTTTTATCTTTTTTACGACCAAATTGGATACATAGGAAAGTATTCAATAGATTCTTTGTGTAATACAAAAAGCATTTCACATCCTCATAGATTAGCCAAATATCAATTGGAAGAAACTCAGTTATCAAGAGCAATATCATTAAATGATTCTATTTTCTTAGGAGCTGGTACTTATAAGTCTAAATTTCAATACACACTTTTCAATAAATACAACAATATTTTAGATTACGGTATAGAAATATACAATTCCAATAGTAAAGATTTCAATAAATACCACAAATTCTTATCAAATCAGGGGAACTTAAAAAAACGCCCTAACAGGAATCAATTTGTATATTCACTGAACTTTTCCTCAAATTTAGATATTGTGGAAATAAACAATAATAAAATACATTTAATTAAATCTCTCCATTTTGCTAATCCAAATTATCAACCAGTAAGCAATGACAACTTAAATCGAGTAATACCATCAAAAGAAAATATTATCGGTTACCTTGATATCTGCGCTACAAAAGAATACATATATGCTTTATATGCAGACAAAAAGAGATTTACAGACAACAAAAGCAATAATTATAATTCAGATACTATATTAGTATTTGATTGGAATGGTAATCCCATCAGAAAGCTAAAGTTAACAAATGAAGCTTACTATATATGCATAAATGAGGATCGTCAAATGCTTTATGCGGCAGTAAAAGATGCCTCTTATGGCTGGTCTATCATATCATACAAATTATAA
- a CDS encoding 6-bladed beta-propeller, with translation MKTKYLSLYSLLFFISCSQNNDIKNLYTNESTSIINIQEDLKQISHLDSVFNDVTFLPFETKEECLISRISTLKISDSLIFINDNRRRLLIFGKDGKFKIQIGQSGEGPGEFLDLKDFIINKDNIEILDFKKIETYNFEGKHLSTKRFDLSDPKKYCNPDHFNYSPLGGYYLWGGTFGIKEFGAEYDRYMMYHVNNDFKIQKGYFLIEHGAGSSHNRFTKYNDNIIIDPHFGDYNIYQIDNKGIVSSRYFLNFGKNAYRKKIPIPKKNQRETYEDLSNYVLSFNDFFETDKWLHLTFQYQNTVFSALYNKEKEKCFLLSAANKNLKPDEIRYWGAYTITKDQLVMPIEANWLKIEFDRLSPQYMKKINLNQYKDIKESDNPVLVFYKLK, from the coding sequence ATGAAAACAAAATATCTTTCCTTATATTCGTTATTATTTTTTATTTCATGTAGTCAAAATAATGATATAAAAAATTTATATACCAATGAGAGCACTTCTATTATTAATATACAAGAAGATTTAAAACAAATATCACATTTGGACTCTGTGTTTAATGATGTAACATTTCTTCCTTTTGAGACTAAAGAAGAATGTTTAATTTCTCGTATATCTACATTAAAAATCAGTGATTCACTTATTTTCATCAATGATAACAGGCGAAGATTATTAATCTTTGGAAAGGATGGAAAATTCAAAATTCAAATCGGACAATCGGGGGAAGGTCCTGGAGAATTCTTAGATTTAAAAGATTTTATTATTAATAAAGATAATATAGAAATACTTGATTTCAAAAAAATAGAAACATACAATTTTGAAGGAAAACATTTAAGTACTAAACGCTTCGATCTTTCTGATCCTAAAAAATATTGTAATCCAGATCATTTCAATTATTCACCATTAGGAGGATACTATTTATGGGGAGGAACCTTTGGAATAAAAGAGTTCGGTGCTGAATATGATCGATATATGATGTATCATGTCAACAATGATTTCAAAATTCAAAAAGGATATTTTCTCATTGAACATGGAGCAGGCTCATCACATAATCGTTTTACTAAGTATAATGATAATATAATTATTGATCCTCATTTTGGCGACTACAATATATATCAAATTGATAATAAAGGGATTGTATCCTCACGCTATTTTCTCAATTTTGGAAAAAATGCATATAGAAAAAAGATCCCTATACCTAAAAAGAATCAAAGAGAAACATATGAAGATCTAAGTAATTATGTATTAAGTTTTAATGATTTTTTCGAAACAGACAAATGGCTACATTTAACATTTCAATATCAAAACACAGTCTTTAGTGCTCTCTATAATAAAGAAAAAGAAAAATGTTTTCTTTTGAGTGCTGCAAATAAAAATCTGAAACCGGATGAGATACGTTATTGGGGAGCATACACTATAACTAAAGATCAACTGGTTATGCCTATTGAAGCTAACTGGCTCAAAATTGAATTTGATCGTTTGTCTCCTCAATACATGAAAAAAATCAACCTTAATCAATATAAAGATATAAAAGAGTCAGATAATCCGGTTCTTGTTTTTTACAAATTAAAATAG
- a CDS encoding 6-bladed beta-propeller, with amino-acid sequence MGYFNTLLFLFILVFSSCKYETKKQEALNTFFIEDFQNKVLGVDELASGMKLLPLKLGTDQLIGKIKDVCFIGDTIYLLDEMTASIYSFDMKDGKCIGRICKKGNGPNEYVNPVALSADSGKLYVLDMPTSRIIEFDKSLNPIRDLKFNFPSSDFIAINTGFLLYNLAPNSELNKYVYLNNKGECITSFVPVDKNHSPNNNSFGNLGKPFVKDENDKVFVSESYSNIIYKWEKENFIPIYRIDFGKLNVPLNVNKNRTDLFEEPYAFHSNSFVFSEILVPSFFYKSHRYYGFIPKSGDSPKFGIVKDRQYDIPFFPQWQNGNQLIAISRYEAVKNYFEDYKQVKEDSIAECFEPEHPVLVIYNLKSI; translated from the coding sequence ATGGGATATTTTAACACATTACTGTTTTTGTTTATACTTGTGTTTTCTTCTTGTAAGTATGAGACTAAAAAGCAGGAAGCATTGAACACTTTTTTTATTGAAGACTTTCAGAATAAAGTGCTTGGGGTTGATGAGCTTGCTTCTGGAATGAAATTATTACCGTTAAAATTAGGTACTGACCAGTTGATTGGAAAAATCAAAGATGTCTGTTTTATTGGTGATACTATTTATTTATTGGATGAGATGACAGCTTCTATATATTCTTTCGATATGAAAGATGGAAAATGTATTGGCCGTATTTGTAAAAAAGGAAATGGACCGAATGAGTATGTAAATCCAGTGGCTTTGTCTGCAGATTCAGGAAAATTATATGTGCTTGATATGCCAACATCTCGTATAATAGAATTTGATAAAAGTCTGAATCCTATAAGAGATCTTAAGTTTAATTTCCCTTCTTCTGACTTTATAGCAATCAATACAGGGTTCTTATTGTATAATCTGGCTCCTAACAGTGAGTTGAACAAATATGTTTATCTCAACAATAAAGGAGAATGTATAACTAGTTTTGTTCCAGTAGATAAAAATCATTCCCCTAATAATAATTCATTTGGAAACCTTGGAAAGCCTTTCGTGAAAGATGAAAATGATAAAGTTTTTGTGTCTGAATCTTATAGTAATATTATTTATAAATGGGAGAAGGAAAACTTTATTCCTATTTATCGAATAGATTTTGGAAAATTAAATGTGCCACTGAATGTGAATAAGAATAGAACAGATCTTTTTGAGGAACCATATGCGTTCCATAGTAACAGCTTTGTTTTTTCTGAAATACTGGTTCCCAGCTTTTTTTACAAGTCGCATAGATATTATGGATTTATCCCCAAATCAGGTGATAGTCCAAAGTTTGGCATTGTTAAAGATAGACAATATGATATACCGTTTTTCCCTCAATGGCAAAACGGGAATCAATTGATAGCTATAAGTCGTTACGAAGCGGTGAAAAACTATTTTGAAGATTATAAACAAGTAAAAGAAGATTCGATTGCTGAGTGTTTTGAGCCGGAACATCCAGTCTTGGTGATTTATAATTTGAAATCTATTTAA
- a CDS encoding transposase, which yields MGKRTHYTAEFKAKVAIAALKEQETLSELVHRFGVSAMTISKWKQEFLNGSSKVFEGAGSAEKEDSEEEIQKLHATIGRLTVERDFLADACKRAGLKKK from the coding sequence ATGGGGAAAAGAACACATTACACGGCCGAATTTAAGGCCAAGGTTGCTATTGCAGCCTTAAAGGAACAAGAAACGCTAAGTGAGTTGGTTCATCGCTTTGGAGTAAGTGCCATGACGATCAGTAAATGGAAACAAGAGTTTTTAAATGGCAGCAGCAAGGTTTTTGAGGGAGCTGGATCAGCTGAAAAAGAGGACAGTGAGGAGGAAATTCAAAAACTACATGCTACGATCGGCCGCCTGACCGTCGAACGGGATTTTTTAGCAGATGCCTGCAAGAGAGCCGGTCTAAAAAAGAAATGA
- a CDS encoding IS3 family transposase: MRQLVNPRHKELSVRSQTELLEIPRSTLYYKPIGESPENLEIMQKMDKHHIEHPTCGVLGMQDMLRLNGFQINHKRIRRLMRLMNIRVKYPQKSLSNPGARKYILPYLLRGLDIVKTNQVWSIDISYIPMKQGFMYLTAIMDVRSRYIVGWSLSNTLEKSVCLDLVEESIRKYGAPEIINSDQGVQFTNPSWIQTLKEKGVKISMDGKGRAKDNIWIERFWRTIKQEYVYLNPCDDGLELYKGIRKYMQYYNYNRAHQGIGRQIPGVVYKTVA, translated from the coding sequence ATGAGACAACTTGTAAATCCCAGGCATAAAGAGCTCAGCGTTCGTTCACAAACGGAATTATTGGAAATACCAAGAAGTACACTGTATTACAAACCGATAGGAGAAAGTCCTGAAAATTTGGAAATAATGCAAAAGATGGATAAGCACCATATTGAACATCCCACTTGTGGCGTGTTGGGGATGCAGGATATGCTTCGTTTAAATGGATTTCAGATAAACCACAAACGAATCCGACGATTGATGCGCTTGATGAATATCCGGGTCAAATATCCTCAAAAAAGCTTGAGTAATCCGGGTGCCCGCAAGTACATCCTCCCTTATCTGCTTCGAGGTCTTGACATTGTAAAGACGAATCAGGTATGGTCCATAGATATCAGTTACATTCCAATGAAACAGGGATTTATGTATCTAACAGCTATCATGGATGTGCGAAGTCGCTACATTGTGGGCTGGAGCTTGTCAAATACGCTTGAGAAAAGTGTTTGCCTGGATCTGGTTGAAGAGTCGATCAGAAAATATGGTGCACCCGAAATCATCAACTCGGATCAAGGTGTTCAGTTCACCAATCCGTCCTGGATCCAAACGCTTAAAGAAAAAGGCGTTAAAATCAGCATGGATGGAAAAGGACGTGCCAAGGATAATATCTGGATTGAACGATTTTGGCGCACGATCAAACAAGAGTATGTATATTTGAATCCGTGTGATGACGGACTGGAGCTTTATAAAGGAATCAGGAAATATATGCAATATTACAACTACAACCGGGCGCATCAGGGGATAGGAAGACAAATTCCCGGTGTGGTGTATAAAACGGTTGCCTGA
- a CDS encoding 6-bladed beta-propeller, which translates to MIYIKAILSSVLFLLICSCNDIAKNGDTNERLISVNLEKISNPDFKEIFSSIEICPLETNSSSLIGNFFNTKKALYIPNKYYVVIDGNYVIHIFNMKGEFISNSSKCIGQGPQEYSILQDVVYNYHNNTLDILDPFGNISIYDINFNFISKDKIKAQTKDRFRKLFALNKSQYILFDNAEKGVFTIYDLNNNKTIKKISYAGLIAESTAITSPFNFSKDISYFTPPEVSNYLFIYKEKEMELIPSYYIEGGNKSIDKIDLNTFNSVEEKSEFILRDSPKYSPIDRLYNEKYIISTYIKQQELFINIYNLETNNNKTFKKDKNVSPNLPSFFSIEGKTVYAIIYPTDIGQFIDNDLITNKNILQTIKEDDNPCIIKYKLKL; encoded by the coding sequence ATGATTTATATAAAAGCCATATTGTCAAGCGTACTTTTTTTACTTATCTGTTCATGTAACGATATAGCAAAAAATGGAGACACAAATGAACGATTAATATCTGTCAATTTAGAAAAGATTAGTAATCCAGATTTTAAAGAAATTTTTAGTTCTATAGAAATTTGTCCTTTAGAAACAAATAGTTCCTCTCTCATTGGTAATTTTTTCAATACTAAAAAAGCCTTATATATACCAAATAAATATTATGTTGTCATTGACGGCAACTATGTAATTCATATTTTCAATATGAAAGGAGAATTTATTTCGAATTCATCCAAATGTATTGGTCAAGGTCCTCAAGAATATTCCATATTACAAGATGTAGTATATAACTATCATAATAACACACTCGACATACTTGATCCTTTTGGAAATATCTCTATTTATGACATAAATTTTAATTTTATCTCAAAGGATAAAATTAAAGCACAAACAAAAGATAGATTCAGAAAATTATTTGCGCTGAATAAAAGTCAATATATTCTTTTTGACAATGCCGAGAAAGGTGTTTTTACCATTTATGATTTAAATAATAATAAAACAATTAAAAAAATATCATACGCAGGATTAATTGCAGAATCAACAGCGATTACCTCTCCTTTCAATTTCTCAAAAGACATATCATATTTTACACCTCCAGAGGTTAGCAATTATCTCTTTATATATAAAGAAAAAGAAATGGAGTTAATACCTAGTTATTACATTGAAGGAGGGAATAAAAGCATAGACAAAATAGATTTAAATACATTTAATTCGGTAGAAGAAAAATCGGAATTTATACTCAGAGACTCTCCTAAATATTCTCCTATAGACAGGCTATACAATGAAAAATATATTATATCAACATATATAAAACAGCAAGAATTATTTATTAACATTTATAATTTAGAAACAAACAACAATAAGACTTTCAAAAAAGATAAAAATGTAAGTCCTAATTTACCTTCCTTCTTTTCTATTGAAGGAAAAACCGTCTATGCCATCATTTATCCTACTGATATCGGTCAATTTATAGACAATGATCTAATTACAAATAAAAACATTCTTCAAACAATAAAAGAAGATGATAATCCATGCATTATTAAATATAAACTAAAACTATAA
- a CDS encoding BF3164 family lipoprotein: MKQMIFGVAIIAAMPFHFFKRHRSMKAVFYILSSIIGLTSCMERPDNSMIGLFKNKSNEQTKISQIKTDSVRNPYIMNYHNGMLVFGDIFQPKFISIFDGYNGDFLGDFASQGVGPDEFVHIGNISCINDKISLWDAGKSTLTFAGIDHNNILSPTFQNIKIKEDTTLLSVFQVIPLQEDLFVATGIIKNHRFALLDKNGNILKRFGNYPKDYKPNNTDIENGAIYQCLLTSQNEKKVFAAACGIGESIMFYDLNNKNNPHLIREFTFDHPQYDLTGDNEQPVIFSKDSKNGFIDIKSSSNYCICLFSGEVRTEVNDYGGNKILIFDWKGNPIKLIVLEQQYTNLAIDEENKRILLLGTSSETKDYIISEIELPE; this comes from the coding sequence ATGAAGCAAATGATCTTCGGGGTAGCTATTATCGCTGCTATGCCCTTTCATTTTTTTAAACGTCATCGTAGTATGAAAGCAGTATTTTATATATTATCATCCATCATCGGTCTTACTTCATGCATGGAAAGACCGGACAACTCCATGATAGGCTTGTTCAAAAACAAGAGTAATGAACAAACAAAAATATCCCAAATAAAAACTGATAGCGTCAGAAATCCTTACATAATGAATTATCATAATGGGATGTTGGTTTTTGGAGATATTTTTCAACCTAAATTCATATCTATATTTGATGGATACAACGGAGACTTTTTAGGTGATTTTGCTTCACAAGGAGTAGGTCCTGATGAGTTCGTTCATATAGGTAATATTTCTTGTATTAATGATAAAATAAGTTTATGGGATGCAGGGAAATCGACATTGACATTTGCAGGAATAGATCACAATAATATATTGTCCCCAACATTCCAAAATATAAAAATCAAAGAAGATACTACACTACTTTCGGTTTTCCAGGTAATACCTCTGCAGGAAGATCTGTTTGTCGCTACAGGCATAATCAAAAATCATCGTTTTGCTTTGTTAGATAAGAACGGAAATATTCTGAAACGATTCGGCAATTATCCTAAAGATTATAAGCCAAACAATACAGACATAGAAAATGGAGCAATATATCAATGTCTTTTGACTTCTCAAAATGAAAAAAAGGTATTTGCTGCGGCATGTGGAATTGGAGAATCAATCATGTTTTATGACTTAAATAACAAAAACAATCCACATCTAATAAGAGAGTTTACATTCGATCATCCCCAATATGATCTGACTGGTGATAATGAACAACCTGTTATTTTCTCTAAAGACAGCAAAAATGGATTTATTGACATTAAATCTTCTTCAAATTACTGTATTTGTCTTTTTTCTGGAGAAGTAAGAACAGAGGTCAATGATTATGGTGGGAATAAAATACTAATATTTGACTGGAAAGGTAATCCTATAAAATTAATTGTTTTAGAACAACAATACACAAATCTAGCTATAGATGAGGAAAATAAGAGAATTCTTCTATTGGGTACGAGTTCTGAGACAAAAGATTACATCATATCTGAAATCGAATTACCCGAATAA